From Achromobacter spanius, a single genomic window includes:
- a CDS encoding DUF6708 domain-containing protein, whose product MYLLERGFQWSRNLMSYEEATEELKKQERQPGQAEIHAPEGVGESVSDVVLDNDSIYGGNQIYLDVRTPNDEKRGVITIFFACFFGFFLNGLLSTLYISTKKIISGEKYYGGALSGSDYFFLFLFSVLWLIFLVAFLKYSIRYLRLESLTARRIVVRFNRITRQVYLLRPQDLGGLRIMDWDKTEVVIDKNMSELEGTGGFVILAWDKGDGVDLSGTPTDNVEVTFVGKPTRNASELLAFWEYIRRYMEDGPAAVPAPKKLVSKFPWPWLSLKAAWGLDTQFLRHSGLWVFVVANLLMLPAILIHAAGHWISLLLCYEPRFPRDIEEAGR is encoded by the coding sequence ATGTACTTATTGGAGCGCGGTTTTCAATGGTCCCGAAATTTGATGAGCTACGAGGAGGCGACTGAAGAATTGAAAAAACAAGAACGCCAACCAGGGCAGGCGGAGATCCATGCTCCCGAAGGCGTCGGAGAGTCGGTCTCGGATGTAGTGCTTGATAACGATTCAATTTATGGTGGCAACCAAATTTATCTCGACGTCCGTACTCCTAATGACGAGAAGAGAGGAGTGATCACCATATTTTTTGCTTGCTTTTTCGGATTTTTTCTTAACGGCTTATTAAGTACCCTATATATATCCACGAAGAAAATAATTTCGGGGGAAAAATATTACGGAGGGGCGTTGAGTGGGAGCGACTACTTCTTCTTGTTTTTGTTTTCGGTGTTGTGGTTGATCTTTCTGGTAGCGTTTTTGAAGTATTCGATTCGATATTTAAGGCTGGAGTCTCTCACTGCACGCCGAATTGTCGTTCGGTTCAACCGAATCACGCGTCAAGTCTATTTGCTGAGGCCCCAAGATTTGGGAGGACTTCGAATCATGGACTGGGACAAAACAGAGGTGGTCATTGACAAGAACATGAGCGAGTTAGAAGGAACAGGCGGCTTTGTCATCTTGGCTTGGGATAAGGGAGATGGCGTCGATTTAAGCGGCACGCCTACTGATAATGTCGAGGTCACTTTTGTCGGTAAACCTACTCGCAACGCCAGCGAGCTCCTCGCGTTCTGGGAGTACATCCGCCGTTACATGGAGGACGGCCCTGCTGCCGTGCCGGCGCCCAAGAAGCTCGTTAGCAAGTTCCCCTGGCCCTGGCTTTCGTTAAAGGCGGCTTGGGGTTTGGACACCCAATTCCTGCGCCACAGCGGCTTATGGGTGTTTGTCGTAGCGAACCTGTTGATGTTGCCCGCCATCTTGATCCATGCGGCCGGCCACTGGATTTCGCTGCTGCTTTGCTATGAGCCCCGATTTCCCCGCGACATCGAAGAGGCGGGGCGATAG
- a CDS encoding glutamine amidotransferase produces the protein MTAATPSALPVLILHTGDPDDTLKSQFGGYAEQIMLAAGLAASAVDIVAVYEGQRPQSPSHYRAALITGSPAMVSDKEPWSEDTAAWLREALEAGLPMFGVCYGHQLLAHAFGGKVGYNPAGREVGTQTVELLPTAGGDQLMAGVPTTFPAQMLHAQTVLQLPAGAAVLARSDLDEHQMIRIGRNVFSTQFHPEFGPDFIRAHLERYGRRYAAENLDVPGLSANVRATPVAAGLIRRFLDTYAPGA, from the coding sequence ATGACCGCTGCAACTCCTTCTGCTCTCCCCGTCCTGATCCTGCACACCGGCGATCCGGACGACACGCTCAAAAGCCAGTTCGGCGGCTATGCCGAACAGATCATGTTGGCGGCTGGTCTGGCCGCCAGCGCCGTCGACATCGTCGCGGTCTACGAAGGCCAGCGTCCGCAGTCGCCCTCCCATTACCGCGCCGCCTTGATCACCGGTTCGCCCGCCATGGTCTCCGACAAGGAACCCTGGAGCGAAGACACCGCGGCCTGGCTGCGCGAGGCCCTGGAGGCCGGCCTGCCCATGTTTGGCGTCTGCTACGGCCATCAATTGCTGGCGCACGCGTTCGGCGGCAAGGTCGGCTACAACCCCGCGGGCCGCGAAGTCGGCACCCAGACCGTAGAATTGCTGCCGACGGCCGGCGGCGATCAGCTCATGGCCGGCGTACCGACCACGTTCCCCGCCCAGATGCTGCATGCGCAAACCGTCTTGCAACTGCCCGCAGGCGCGGCGGTGCTGGCGCGCTCGGATCTGGACGAGCACCAGATGATCCGCATCGGCCGCAACGTCTTTTCCACCCAGTTCCACCCCGAGTTCGGACCGGACTTCATCCGCGCCCACCTCGAACGCTATGGCCGCCGCTACGCTGCCGAAAACCTTGACGTACCGGGGCTGTCCGCCAACGTGCGCGCGACGCCCGTGGCGGCCGGCCTGATCCGCCGCTTTCTGGATACCTACGCGCCGGGCGCCTGA
- a CDS encoding DUF6708 domain-containing protein, whose protein sequence is MYMLELGFQWSKSLMTYEEATKEFNEKQRQPGQDELDAPEGVFESVSESVFVNDSLYGHNDTYIDVRTPNDEKRGVITFFYCVLGGMLAWAAMGTIWFAVSDLLSPIRQLDWEFYVFGLVLNPLIAHGALYLFWKYSSRIVRLELFTARRVMVRFNRVTRKVYLLRPKHLGGICVMDWDKTEVLIDKSMSELDGTGGFVILVWDRGDGVDLQGTSTDNLEVTFVGKPTRNASELLAFWEYIRRYMEDGPAAVPAPKRLINKFPWPWLSFKAAWGLDTHFLRHSGLWVFVVANLLMLPAILIHAAGHWLSLLLCYEPRFPRDIEEAGR, encoded by the coding sequence ATGTATATGTTGGAGCTGGGCTTTCAATGGTCTAAGAGTCTTATGACTTATGAAGAGGCTACGAAAGAATTTAATGAGAAACAACGGCAGCCGGGACAGGACGAACTTGATGCCCCTGAGGGAGTCTTTGAGTCAGTTTCTGAAAGCGTCTTCGTCAATGACTCTCTCTATGGTCACAATGACACCTATATTGATGTTCGTACGCCTAATGATGAAAAGAGGGGGGTAATCACCTTTTTTTATTGCGTGCTGGGAGGGATGCTTGCGTGGGCTGCAATGGGAACGATATGGTTTGCAGTCAGTGATCTTCTTTCACCAATTCGCCAACTTGATTGGGAATTCTACGTTTTTGGCCTCGTTTTAAATCCATTGATTGCCCATGGCGCGCTTTACCTATTCTGGAAGTACTCTTCGAGAATTGTCCGGTTGGAGTTATTTACCGCTCGCCGTGTCATGGTTCGCTTTAACCGCGTTACTCGTAAAGTCTACCTATTGCGTCCCAAGCATCTAGGCGGCATTTGTGTCATGGATTGGGACAAGACCGAGGTGCTCATCGACAAGAGCATGAGCGAACTGGATGGCACCGGAGGTTTCGTCATTTTGGTCTGGGACAGGGGCGATGGTGTGGATTTGCAGGGAACTTCTACAGACAACCTCGAAGTCACTTTCGTGGGTAAACCCACTCGCAATGCCAGCGAGCTCCTCGCGTTTTGGGAGTACATCCGCCGCTACATGGAGGACGGCCCCGCTGCCGTGCCTGCGCCGAAAAGGCTTATCAACAAGTTCCCCTGGCCCTGGCTTTCGTTCAAAGCGGCCTGGGGCTTGGATACCCACTTCCTGCGCCACAGCGGCTTATGGGTGTTTGTCGTAGCGAACCTGTTGATGTTGCCCGCTATCCTGATTCATGCTGCCGGCCACTGGCTTTCGCTGCTGCTTTGCTATGAACCCAGATTTCCCCGCGACATCGAAGAGGCGGGTCGATGA
- a CDS encoding GGDEF domain-containing protein: MIAPVNLLLIAALAGVLSLCVLGSLARSGMAGIRETIRANLLTLLAFSTFALQNTKAPLWASILVPNTAIALALCAYYAGVRRLLGLTVPRHLMTLGCVAALSVVAIYTYVDWQVGPRIVAMSLLQMGFMLAVAIVVQRNMPAHRSRYSYRFVWVVTLISALVCALRAAVYLVEVDMVSAFLEPSVWSVAFLTLGVLIMPCLTLGTIMIIHDRMLADREQEASTDFLTGLMSRKAWWLQAERYCAQALRMRRPLTLLLLDIDHFKRINDTHGHAAGDAVLRHFGLLATATLRTGDHVGRVGGEEFCVLFADMRSDAVLEVAERLLDSVRRTPCAHGGSTISYTFSAGVEDWIPGENLQVLFERADRKLYAAKSAGRNRIVGAGHEAERPAQPVAA, translated from the coding sequence ATGATCGCTCCCGTTAATTTGCTTCTGATAGCAGCGCTGGCGGGAGTGCTTTCCCTTTGCGTGCTGGGGTCGCTGGCGCGCAGCGGCATGGCCGGCATCCGCGAAACCATCCGCGCCAACCTGCTCACGCTGTTGGCGTTTTCTACTTTTGCGCTGCAAAACACGAAGGCGCCGCTGTGGGCGTCCATCCTGGTGCCCAACACGGCTATCGCGCTCGCCCTTTGCGCGTACTACGCGGGCGTGCGCCGGCTGCTCGGGCTGACGGTGCCCCGGCATCTGATGACGCTGGGCTGTGTGGCCGCGCTGTCGGTCGTGGCGATCTACACGTACGTGGACTGGCAGGTGGGGCCGCGCATCGTGGCGATGTCACTGCTGCAGATGGGGTTCATGCTGGCCGTGGCCATCGTCGTCCAGCGCAACATGCCGGCGCACCGTTCGCGCTACAGCTACCGTTTCGTGTGGGTGGTGACGCTGATCTCAGCCTTGGTCTGCGCGCTTCGCGCCGCAGTCTATCTGGTCGAGGTGGACATGGTGTCGGCCTTTCTGGAGCCCTCGGTGTGGAGCGTCGCCTTCCTGACGCTGGGGGTGTTGATCATGCCTTGCCTGACGCTGGGCACCATCATGATCATCCACGACCGCATGCTGGCCGATCGCGAACAAGAAGCCAGCACCGACTTCCTGACCGGCCTGATGTCGCGCAAGGCTTGGTGGCTGCAGGCCGAGCGCTATTGCGCGCAGGCCCTGCGCATGCGCCGTCCGCTGACCTTGCTGCTGCTGGACATCGATCATTTCAAGCGCATCAACGATACGCACGGCCACGCGGCCGGCGATGCGGTGCTGCGCCATTTTGGCCTGCTGGCGACCGCCACGCTGCGCACCGGCGATCACGTGGGCCGGGTGGGCGGCGAGGAATTCTGCGTGCTGTTTGCGGACATGCGCAGCGACGCGGTGCTGGAGGTGGCCGAGCGGCTGCTGGATTCCGTGCGGCGCACGCCGTGTGCGCATGGCGGCAGCACGATTTCGTATACGTTCAGCGCCGGCGTCGAGGACTGGATACCTGGCGAGAACCTGCAGGTGCTGTTTGAACGGGCCGACCGCAAGCTCTACGCGGCCAAGTCGGCGGGGCGCAACCGCATCGTGGGCGCCGGCCACGAGGCCGAGCGCCCGGCGCAGCCGGTGGCGGCGTAA
- a CDS encoding type II toxin-antitoxin system RatA family toxin — protein sequence MHKVQRSVLVPYSAAQMFDLVADVEKYPEFMPWCGGAEVQTRDEHGMQASILISFAGMKQRFTTRNTHVYPERIDLELVDGPFSSLVGHWVFQPLAEDACKVLFTMEYAFSNRPLEMVVGPVFNRIATSFIDSFTKRAQAKYGE from the coding sequence ATGCACAAAGTACAACGATCCGTCCTGGTGCCTTACAGCGCCGCCCAGATGTTCGACCTGGTTGCCGACGTGGAGAAGTACCCCGAGTTCATGCCGTGGTGTGGCGGCGCCGAGGTGCAGACCCGCGACGAACACGGCATGCAGGCCTCCATCCTGATTTCCTTTGCGGGCATGAAGCAGCGCTTCACCACCCGCAATACCCATGTCTATCCCGAGCGGATCGACCTGGAACTCGTGGATGGTCCCTTCTCCAGCCTGGTGGGGCATTGGGTATTCCAGCCGCTGGCCGAAGACGCCTGCAAGGTCCTGTTCACCATGGAATATGCGTTTTCGAACCGGCCACTCGAAATGGTGGTGGGGCCGGTCTTCAACCGCATTGCGACCAGCTTTATTGATTCCTTCACCAAACGCGCGCAGGCCAAATATGGCGAATGA
- a CDS encoding DUF4123 domain-containing protein, producing MNPFSESVVNELRRLPGHGLTAIIEMARLKTDARRQLMERFSGWPLLQQRELENLREIGPWLFGTSAQNNLQGQYDFLCDAADIAGDAICVWLTSAMAPPQLAEHLGHATTAKGPDGATYLLRFHTELAFPVLHARRDLPGIADWLAPVQSWWIVFPHRERKAWKHFTGHGSTKPYRSPAIELDETCWEALAGDPLTYRLADQLRTPLEKKGDRENCHVTRLGIVHDLLAQADRIGLSRQSDRIDYVTLMALQGKALEGSSAWNDALQEAKALRAHLAQALQVRMHRKNG from the coding sequence ATGAATCCCTTTTCTGAAAGCGTCGTGAACGAGCTGCGTCGGCTCCCCGGTCATGGACTGACAGCCATCATTGAAATGGCTCGTCTGAAGACTGATGCCCGAAGGCAGCTGATGGAGCGATTTTCCGGCTGGCCGCTACTGCAGCAGCGAGAGTTGGAAAATCTCCGCGAGATCGGGCCATGGTTGTTCGGGACTTCCGCCCAGAACAACCTGCAAGGACAGTACGACTTTCTCTGCGACGCTGCCGACATCGCCGGAGACGCAATCTGTGTGTGGCTGACCAGCGCCATGGCCCCGCCTCAGCTGGCCGAGCACCTTGGCCATGCCACGACAGCGAAGGGCCCAGATGGCGCTACCTATCTGCTGCGCTTTCATACGGAATTGGCATTTCCCGTGCTGCATGCGCGCCGGGATCTGCCAGGAATCGCCGACTGGCTGGCGCCGGTTCAATCATGGTGGATCGTATTTCCTCATCGAGAACGCAAGGCCTGGAAACACTTCACAGGTCACGGTTCAACCAAGCCGTATCGCTCGCCCGCCATTGAACTGGACGAGACATGCTGGGAGGCGCTCGCGGGCGACCCGCTCACGTACCGTTTGGCGGACCAGCTCCGGACGCCGCTTGAAAAGAAGGGCGATCGCGAAAACTGCCACGTCACCCGGCTTGGAATCGTTCATGACTTGCTGGCTCAAGCGGATCGCATCGGTTTGAGCCGACAGAGCGACCGAATTGACTACGTGACCCTGATGGCATTGCAAGGCAAGGCGCTAGAGGGTTCATCGGCATGGAACGACGCATTGCAGGAAGCGAAAGCGCTGCGCGCACATCTGGCGCAGGCTCTGCAAGTGCGCATGCACAGAAAGAACGGTTGA
- the smpB gene encoding SsrA-binding protein SmpB: MSIIDNRKATHDYFIEDRYEAGLVLQGWEVKAIRDGRVQLKESYVIVREGELFLLGMHVSPLPTASTHIHPDAMRTRKLLLKAEEISKLIGKVEQRGYTLVPLNLHYKNGRIKLDFALGRGKKQFDKRDTAREKDWAREKERIMKHDTRAPRRSKDD, translated from the coding sequence ATGAGCATTATCGACAACCGCAAGGCCACGCACGACTATTTCATCGAAGACCGCTACGAGGCTGGCCTTGTCCTGCAAGGCTGGGAAGTCAAGGCGATCCGCGATGGCCGCGTGCAGCTCAAGGAAAGCTACGTCATCGTGCGCGAGGGCGAACTGTTCCTGCTCGGCATGCACGTCAGCCCCCTGCCCACGGCCTCCACGCACATCCATCCGGACGCCATGCGCACGCGCAAGCTGTTGCTCAAGGCGGAAGAAATCAGCAAGCTCATCGGCAAGGTCGAGCAGCGCGGCTATACGCTGGTGCCGCTGAACCTGCACTACAAGAACGGGCGCATCAAGCTGGATTTCGCGCTGGGCCGCGGCAAGAAGCAGTTCGACAAGCGCGACACCGCGCGCGAAAAGGACTGGGCGCGCGAAAAAGAACGCATCATGAAGCACGACACCCGCGCTCCCCGTCGCAGCAAGGACGACTGA
- a CDS encoding SPFH domain-containing protein: MIDTSTIVLLVIVALAILIVVRAIAIVPQQHAWVVERLGKFDRVLSPGAGFVIPFIERVAYKHSLKEIPLDVPSQVCITRDNTQLQVDGVLYFQVTDPMRASYGSSNYISAITQLAQTTLRSVIGKMELDRTFEERDSINSNIVSSLDEAALNWGVKVLRYEIKDLTPPNEILRSMQAQITAEREKRALIAASEGRRQEQINIATGEREAAIARSEGEKQAQINQAQGEAAAVLAIAEATAKAITQVADAVRQPGGMEAVNLKVAERYVEAFGNVAKEGNTLILPANLSDVGGMIASAMTIVKSTRNT, from the coding sequence ATGATCGATACTTCAACCATCGTGCTGCTTGTCATCGTTGCACTGGCAATCCTGATCGTCGTCAGGGCGATCGCCATCGTGCCGCAGCAGCATGCCTGGGTGGTCGAGCGGCTGGGCAAGTTCGACCGCGTCCTGTCGCCGGGCGCCGGATTCGTGATTCCGTTCATCGAACGCGTGGCCTACAAGCATTCGCTGAAGGAAATCCCGCTGGACGTGCCCAGCCAGGTTTGCATCACGCGCGACAACACGCAGCTCCAGGTCGACGGCGTGCTGTACTTCCAGGTCACGGATCCGATGCGCGCGTCGTACGGCTCTTCCAACTACATTTCGGCAATCACGCAACTTGCCCAGACGACCCTGCGTTCGGTCATCGGCAAGATGGAACTGGACCGCACCTTTGAAGAGCGCGACTCCATCAACAGCAACATCGTGTCGTCGCTGGACGAGGCAGCGCTGAACTGGGGCGTGAAGGTACTGCGCTACGAAATCAAGGACCTGACGCCGCCCAACGAAATTCTGCGTTCGATGCAGGCGCAGATCACCGCCGAACGCGAGAAGCGCGCGCTGATCGCCGCCTCGGAAGGCCGCCGCCAGGAACAGATCAACATCGCCACCGGCGAACGCGAAGCCGCCATTGCGCGTTCCGAGGGCGAGAAGCAGGCGCAGATCAACCAGGCGCAGGGCGAGGCCGCCGCGGTGCTGGCGATTGCCGAAGCCACCGCCAAGGCCATCACGCAGGTCGCCGATGCCGTGCGCCAGCCGGGCGGCATGGAAGCGGTGAACCTGAAGGTCGCCGAGCGCTACGTAGAGGCGTTTGGCAACGTGGCCAAGGAAGGCAATACGCTCATCCTGCCGGCCAACCTGTCCGACGTGGGCGGCATGATCGCCTCCGCCATGACCATCGTGAAGTCCACGCGCAACACCTGA
- a CDS encoding bifunctional transcriptional activator/DNA repair enzyme AdaA — translation MSPVAAPLSKQHAAAVERACRALEAEQPPDLSALAEQAGMSRFHFHRIFKAATGITPKAYANALRASRARQSLEGSASVTDAMYDAGFNSSGRFYEAAPAILGMTPTAFRKNGEGVDIRFAVAQCSLGALLVAASSTGICEIALDEDPDRLVQNLQDRFRAAKLIGADPRFESWVADVVGFVEDPARGLDLPLDVRGTAFQRKVWEALCEIPLGETATYSEVAQRIGAPAAVRAVARACATNNIALAIPCHRVVRTDGSLAGYRWGIDRKRELIAREARAA, via the coding sequence ATGAGCCCCGTCGCCGCCCCCTTGAGCAAACAGCACGCCGCCGCCGTGGAACGCGCCTGCCGCGCCCTGGAAGCCGAGCAGCCGCCCGATCTGTCGGCGCTGGCCGAACAGGCCGGCATGAGCCGCTTCCATTTCCACCGCATTTTCAAGGCCGCCACCGGCATCACACCCAAGGCCTACGCCAACGCCCTGCGCGCCAGCCGCGCGCGCCAAAGCCTGGAAGGAAGCGCCAGCGTCACCGACGCCATGTACGACGCCGGTTTCAATTCCAGCGGACGCTTCTACGAAGCCGCCCCCGCCATCCTGGGCATGACACCCACCGCGTTCCGCAAGAACGGCGAAGGCGTGGATATCCGGTTCGCGGTCGCGCAGTGCTCGCTGGGCGCGCTCCTGGTGGCCGCAAGCAGTACCGGCATCTGCGAAATCGCGCTGGACGAGGATCCGGACCGATTGGTCCAGAACCTGCAGGACCGCTTCCGCGCGGCCAAACTGATCGGCGCCGACCCCCGATTCGAAAGCTGGGTGGCCGACGTGGTCGGCTTCGTCGAAGATCCGGCGCGCGGCCTGGACCTGCCGCTGGACGTGCGCGGCACGGCATTCCAGCGCAAGGTCTGGGAGGCCCTGTGCGAGATTCCCCTGGGCGAAACCGCCACCTACTCGGAAGTGGCCCAACGCATCGGCGCACCCGCCGCCGTGCGCGCCGTCGCCCGCGCCTGCGCCACCAACAACATCGCGCTGGCCATTCCCTGCCACCGCGTGGTGCGCACCGACGGCTCGCTGGCGGGCTACCGCTGGGGCATCGACCGCAAACGCGAACTGATCGCCCGCGAAGCCCGGGCCGCCTGA
- a CDS encoding NfeD family protein, translating to MWIWLGLAALALIGELATGTFYLLLVALGLAAGGIAAWLNAGLQWELVACGVVLLLGLLVLRKTRVLKKREVNSARNADVILDIGQTVTVEAWSDSGTARVWYRGAHWQAELAKGHAAQPGEHTITELRGSILVLTPKRGGSA from the coding sequence ATGTGGATTTGGCTGGGATTGGCCGCGCTGGCACTCATCGGCGAGCTGGCGACAGGAACCTTCTATTTGCTGCTGGTCGCGTTGGGGCTGGCGGCAGGCGGCATCGCCGCCTGGCTGAACGCCGGCCTGCAATGGGAGCTGGTGGCGTGCGGCGTGGTGCTGCTGCTGGGACTCTTGGTGCTGCGCAAGACCCGGGTGCTGAAAAAGCGCGAGGTCAATTCGGCCCGCAACGCCGACGTCATTCTCGATATCGGCCAGACCGTCACGGTCGAGGCCTGGTCTGACAGCGGGACAGCGCGCGTCTGGTACCGCGGCGCGCATTGGCAGGCCGAGCTGGCCAAGGGGCACGCCGCCCAGCCCGGCGAACACACCATTACCGAATTGCGCGGCTCGATCCTCGTGCTGACTCCCAAGCGCGGCGGTTCGGCATAG
- a CDS encoding T6SS effector BTH_I2691 family protein gives MERRIAGSESAARTSGAGSASAHAQKERLRTSMFGWNDTFNECAENRTLLDGILNRGAEVTCTRSFTILPLRYGAVGGSAEQRKLLPSLPEHLNKPSRVGSLTESTYALRSLRQGFLYVLVQRVSAGTYEWHSQYRVSEAGTLTYMDAEEPWKRNAPVVPGMDVSPGWSWMFKVHDVDDIKDLRLLFSPCPLTKETLRRYRSLPASRDKLVAVDIAKLASLRPENMDCVRPQDGVLTFDGLDCVADFAAVNQPRLSTLLKAQAFNPLAPPLQATQAEMRPTATHNRFRGAAIVVDDAIGITQELNAWRNASVDALDAFMTYEDGERLTNHRKFTIAFGIENIRKLVEDEAEKLYYKEQWDYGVRYSDRGYEMSNSHMVPQSVRGYYNYRNPQHQREVQEAAARRRRAKSWSKYADYIDEDMRQDFLKRYRDEVSKADAAKDARASDHLLWLQSEPLLDALDTFDRNDTEQALLFEDQMGKAVVGMNATAIGEELLDRWREAGVSRENLFWRSLAQNQESMESEVNQLFGESETLKSVDPVALQNRLKKLADLYEKSHAMLDLLADASTGGGPPSGYLVGGAMLINTLGNSMFQSKTAAAIVDGPFNKVAASVLLARLGRYAQHYRLELRNGESLSRGTVARMDISATQSFNSALRAGKRGPMTEIRIGSALVFLEVWNLHNKLRAVNKRSREYVEVVAALAAFTAVGVEVGACAVGLAEKSSNAAVQRGAKAFGGGLRLTAGLLAGSAGVVGAHYDYSDFSTLWRMGSRSISTFYLLRATAQTGAAALSVTVGLGNAGPYFAYLVSKHGTKPIFGRVAGLGLRASAAMASRMVPMLRIFFGVNALILALVLVEIFILPNDLQRFLAHSSFRKDRSKGIVASEEEEVDILQRSIKVSL, from the coding sequence ATGGAACGACGCATTGCAGGAAGCGAAAGCGCTGCGCGCACATCTGGCGCAGGCTCTGCAAGTGCGCATGCACAGAAAGAACGGTTGAGGACTTCGATGTTCGGTTGGAACGACACCTTTAATGAATGTGCGGAGAATCGCACGCTTCTGGATGGAATCTTGAATCGTGGGGCGGAGGTAACTTGCACTCGCAGCTTCACCATACTTCCGCTACGGTACGGCGCCGTGGGGGGTAGCGCCGAACAGCGCAAACTTCTTCCGTCTTTGCCCGAGCATTTGAATAAGCCAAGCAGAGTGGGGAGTCTGACCGAATCCACTTACGCATTACGTTCGCTACGCCAGGGATTTCTGTATGTCCTCGTGCAGCGCGTGAGCGCAGGGACGTATGAATGGCATAGCCAGTACCGGGTATCGGAAGCCGGAACGCTGACTTATATGGATGCTGAGGAGCCGTGGAAGCGGAATGCCCCAGTTGTCCCGGGCATGGATGTATCTCCTGGCTGGAGCTGGATGTTCAAAGTCCATGACGTCGACGACATCAAGGACCTTCGCCTGCTCTTTAGCCCATGCCCTTTGACCAAGGAAACGTTGCGCAGGTATCGCTCGCTCCCGGCAAGCAGAGATAAGTTGGTGGCGGTGGACATCGCCAAACTTGCGTCGCTACGTCCCGAGAACATGGATTGTGTCCGCCCGCAAGACGGCGTGCTGACTTTTGATGGGCTCGATTGTGTAGCGGACTTCGCGGCTGTGAACCAGCCCAGATTGAGCACGCTGCTTAAAGCGCAGGCGTTTAACCCTCTTGCGCCGCCCCTGCAGGCCACCCAGGCAGAAATGCGACCCACAGCCACGCATAATCGGTTTCGAGGCGCGGCCATCGTAGTGGATGACGCTATCGGTATTACTCAAGAGTTGAACGCCTGGCGAAATGCGAGTGTCGACGCACTCGATGCATTCATGACATATGAGGACGGCGAAAGGCTCACCAACCATCGCAAGTTCACGATCGCATTCGGCATTGAAAACATCAGAAAACTTGTAGAAGACGAAGCCGAAAAGCTCTACTACAAAGAGCAGTGGGACTACGGAGTGCGTTACTCGGACCGCGGGTATGAGATGAGCAATAGCCACATGGTCCCGCAATCGGTGCGCGGCTACTACAACTATCGCAACCCCCAGCATCAGCGGGAGGTTCAGGAGGCCGCCGCCAGGCGGCGGCGTGCCAAAAGTTGGAGCAAGTATGCCGACTATATCGATGAGGATATGCGTCAGGATTTCCTGAAGCGCTACCGAGACGAAGTCAGCAAAGCGGACGCGGCCAAGGACGCGCGGGCCTCGGATCACCTTCTCTGGTTGCAGAGCGAACCGCTTCTCGACGCACTCGACACATTTGACCGCAATGATACCGAGCAGGCCCTGCTGTTTGAAGACCAAATGGGAAAGGCCGTCGTCGGCATGAACGCCACAGCGATCGGCGAGGAACTGCTCGATCGCTGGCGCGAGGCGGGGGTGTCCCGAGAAAACTTGTTCTGGCGGTCGTTGGCGCAGAACCAGGAGAGCATGGAAAGCGAAGTGAACCAACTCTTCGGCGAGAGCGAGACGCTGAAATCTGTCGATCCCGTCGCGTTGCAGAACCGGCTAAAGAAGCTGGCTGACCTGTACGAAAAGAGCCACGCCATGCTCGATTTGCTGGCAGATGCCTCAACGGGCGGAGGGCCGCCATCCGGCTATCTGGTCGGCGGTGCAATGCTGATCAACACGCTAGGCAACTCAATGTTCCAAAGCAAAACTGCTGCCGCCATTGTGGACGGCCCATTCAACAAGGTCGCGGCGTCAGTGCTGCTCGCGCGCCTGGGTCGTTATGCGCAGCATTATCGTCTTGAATTGCGGAACGGCGAGTCCCTAAGTCGGGGAACAGTGGCACGAATGGATATCTCTGCCACGCAATCCTTCAACAGCGCCCTCCGGGCGGGCAAGAGGGGACCGATGACCGAAATTCGCATTGGCAGCGCGCTGGTGTTCTTGGAGGTCTGGAATCTTCATAACAAGCTGCGTGCGGTAAATAAGCGAAGCAGAGAATACGTCGAAGTTGTGGCCGCGCTGGCCGCGTTCACCGCGGTCGGCGTCGAAGTGGGCGCTTGTGCTGTCGGTCTTGCAGAGAAGAGCAGCAATGCTGCCGTTCAGCGAGGCGCCAAGGCGTTCGGAGGTGGATTGCGGCTAACCGCGGGGCTTCTAGCGGGCTCGGCGGGAGTGGTCGGTGCACATTACGACTATTCAGATTTTTCAACCCTTTGGAGAATGGGCAGTCGCTCTATCTCGACCTTTTATCTTCTACGAGCTACAGCGCAGACGGGGGCAGCTGCACTTTCCGTGACAGTGGGTTTAGGAAATGCAGGTCCGTACTTTGCGTACTTGGTCAGCAAGCATGGAACTAAGCCAATTTTTGGCAGGGTGGCTGGTTTGGGCTTGCGCGCATCTGCAGCAATGGCATCCCGCATGGTGCCCATGCTCCGAATATTCTTTGGCGTCAACGCCTTGATCCTTGCCCTGGTGTTAGTTGAAATATTTATTCTGCCAAACGACCTCCAGCGCTTTCTGGCGCATAGCTCATTTCGAAAAGATCGTAGCAAGGGCATCGTGGCTAGCGAAGAGGAAGAAGTCGATATTTTGCAACGGTCAATAAAGGTATCACTCTGA